Within the Enterobacter bugandensis genome, the region GCTTCGGTAAACCGGCCGCCTTATGGCGGGCATGCGCGACCGGAACAGAGCCGGAGGTGACGATAGCCCACGGGATTTGCGCTTCATTCAGATGCTCAAGCAGTTCGCGCGCCCCGGGCAGCGCGGTAATGCCCTCGGTGTCGGTGGCCTCAATCTGCTCCAGGTATTTGAACTCCGCCTGGATCTCTTCCTCAGAACGCCCCGCTAAAAAGTGCCGCAATGAGGTAATGGCCTGTTTGCCATGGATAAAATTCAGCACGTCCTGGTGGTCGATGCCGTGCCGGTCGGCCCAGTGGCACCACGAGCGTTCCACCACCGGCAGCGAATCCACCAGCGTACCGTCCAGATCAAACAGAAAACCTTTACACTGCACACGCACCTCCGTCAGGCATTAATGATTTGTTGAATTTCGTTGCTGCTTAAATGGTACTGACGCGGGCAGGCGTGCCACGCGCTCAGCATACGTTGATATTTATCCCACATGGGGGTTTGGGCGTTGAAGCCGTGCGTTCCCGCATCAAAATGGGTGTAGCGCCCTTCGGTGTTCACCATAAAGCGAACATAGCTCAGATAGCGCGCTTCCGTCGCGGCATCAAAGCCTAAGAAGGTCACGCGACGTTCGTCAATGGTCTGCTGGTCTTTGAGGTTCGTCCAGGAGACGTGCAGAGCGTGATACATCTCCATAATGTCGATCACGATGCGGCAGGTTTCTTCTTTCAGCTCGCCAAACTCGCGGTCCAGTTCGCGCATTTGCAAACCAAAACCGCGTTCGACGATGGTTTGCAGGCGGCTGTAGCGCGCAGCGTTATCGGGATCAAGCATAGTCATCATCTTGTACTGGTTAGACAAAATCAGACGTTGAGCATGGGTCATTTCCATCTTTCGACTCCTGTAGCGCATTGCACTGTAAAAAAAAGACACGGTAACGGTGTGTTACTGTGCCTTCTTTTGTTAGTCGTTTCGATGATCAATCACAAGTCATCGAGGAATGTTTTATCCAGCTGCTTAAAAGCACGCTTTAACGTGTCCGCCAGCGCCTGGTAATCCGGCTTGCCTTCAACCGGGGCCAGCGCCTGCCCGGCCTCCTCCAGTTTTCCACGCACTTCATAAAACCAGTGTAAAATAGAAGGCGGAAGCGGCGTAATGGAGCGTTTGCCTAACCACCACAGCCCCTGCATCGGCAGGCTTAACGCGAAGAGCGCCGTTGCGACGGCAGGACCAAGCTGTCCACCGAGGGCGATTTGCCAGCACAGAGTAAAGATAGCGACCGGAGGCATAAAGCGAATCGCATAGCGCGTGGCGCGGATCGTGCGATTCTCAATAAACATCGGCGCAAGGCGCTTTTCCATTGGCCACGTCTTTGCGTAATGCTGTCCCCGACGAAACAGACTGAAAAAGCTCACGGACGGGATTTCGGGTGTCGACATGGCTGTACCTCAACTTCACATATAAAAATTAAAATTTTTGTGCAAAACCACAACAGGCTATGACAACGTTCAAAATATTTTGTCATCGCTACCCCGTATCGGGTATTCTGTGCCAGCCTGATAGGGACGTAGACGAGAAGCGTTAACTCGTCAAATTATCGCATATTATGCCATTGTCTGAAAAATGTTCAAAATGGCTTAAAATCATAGGTATTTCTTCCATCCTGCCAGAATGTTCGTTTGGCATGATGTTAATCATAAACGTCTGGGTCAGCTTGCGTTACGCTTTTAGGCTCATTGACGTTTTTTTAGCCACGTATCAATTATAGGTACTTCCATGTCGAGTAAGTTAGTACTGGTTCTGAACTGCGGTAGCTCTTCACTGAAATTCGCCATCATCGATGCGCTCAACGGTGACGAGTACCTCTCTGGTTTGGCCGAATGTTTCCATCTGCCTGAAGCACGTATCAAGTGGAAGATGGACGGCAGCAAACAAGAAGCGGCTTTAGGTGCAGGCGCCGCTCACAGTGAAGCGCTGAACTTTATCGTTAACACTATTCTGGCACAAAAACCAGAACTGTCTGCTCAGCTGACTGCGATTGGTCACCGTATCGTCCACGGCGGCGAAAAATACACCAGCTCCGTTGTCATCGACGACTCTGTTATCCAGGGCATCAAAGACTCTGCCTCTTTTGCTCCGCTGCATAACCCGGCGCACCTGATCGGTATCGCTGAAGCGCTGAAGTCCTTCCCGAATCTGAAAGACAAAAACGTGGCCGTGTTTGACACCGCGTTCCATCAGACAATGCCGGAAGAGTCTTACCTCTATGCCCTGCCGTACAGCCTGTACAAAGAGCACGGCGTACGTCGCTACGGCGCGCACGGCACCAGCCACTTCTATGTGACTCAGGAAGCCGCAAAAGTCCTGAACAAGCCGGTTGAAGAAGTCAACATCATCACCTGCCACCTGGGCAACGGTGGTTCTGTTTCTGCTATCCGCAACGGTAAATGTGTTGATACCTCTATGGGTCTGACCCCGCTGGAAGGTCTGGTGATGGGTACCCGTTCCGGTGACATCGACCCGGCGATCATCTTCCACCTGCACGACACTCTGGGCATGAGCGTTGACGACATCAACAAAATGCTGACCAAAGAGTCTGGCCTGCTGGGTCTGACCGAAGTCACCAGCGACTGCCGTTACGTTGAAGACAACTACGACAGCAAAGAAGACGCGAAGCGTGCAATGGACGTTTACTGCCACCGTCTGGCGAAGTACATCGGTTCTTACACCGCGCTGATGGACGGTCGTCTGGACGCGGTTATCTTCACCGGCGGCATCGGTGAGAACGCGGCAATGGTACGTGAACTGTCCCTGGGCAAACTCGGCGTTCTTGGCTTCGAAGTCGATCACGAGCGTAACCTGGCTGCCCGCTTCGGCAAGTCTGGCTTCATCAACAAAGAAGGCACCCGCCCGGCTATCGTTATCCCAACTAACGAAGAGCTGGTCATCGCGCAAGACGCGTGCCGCCTGACTGCCTGATTCCACACCGCCAGCAATGCTGGCGGTGCTGTTTTGTAACCCGCCCAACGCGGCGGTAACGAAAGAGGATAAACCGTGTCCCGTACTATTATGCTGATCCCTACCGGAACCAGCGTCGGCCTGACCAGCGTCAGCCTCGGCGTGATCCGCGCTATGGAACGCAAAGGCGTTCGTCTGAGCGTCTTTAAGCCTATTGCCCAGCCTCGTGCCGGTGGCGATGCGCCAGACCAGACCACCACCATCGTGCGTAAGAATTCCAATCTTCCTGCGGCTGAACCGCTGAAGATGAGCCACGTTGAGTCTCTGCTCTCCAGCAACCAGAAAGACGTGCTGATGGAAGAGATCATCGCCAACTACCACGCTAACGCGCAGGACGCGGAAGTGGTTCTGGTTGAAGGCCTGGTCCCGACCCGCAAACACCAGTTTGCCCAGTCCCTGAACTTTGAAATCGCGAAAACCCTGAACGCAGAGATCGTTTTCGTGATGTCTCAGGGTACTGATACCCCAGAGCAGCTGAAAGAGCGTATCGAACTGACGCGCAGCAGCTTCGGTGGTGCGAAAAACACCAGCATCACCGGCGTGATCGTTAACAAACTGAACGCACCGGTTGATGAACAGGGCCGTACGCGCCCTGACCTGTCCGAAATCTTCGACGACTCTTCCAAAGCGAAAGTCATCAAGGTTGATCCGGCAAAGCTGCAGGAATCCAGCCCACTGCCTGTACTCGGCGCAGTGCCATGGAGCTTCGATCTGATTGCCACCCGTGCAATCGATATGGCGCGTCACCTGAACGCGACCATCGTTAACGAAGGCGATATCAACACCCGCCGCGTGAAGTCCGTGACCTTCTGCGCGCGCAGCATTCCGCACATGCTGGAGCACTTCCGCGCAGGTTCCCTGCTGGTGACCTCCGCAGACCGTCCGGACGTGCTGGTTGCTGCCTGCCTGGCGGCGATGAACGGCGTGGAAATCGGTGCAATTCTGCTGACCGGCGGCTACGAAATGGACGCGCGCATCAGCAAGCTGTGCGAACGTGCGTTCGCTACCGGCCTGCCAGTCTTCATGGTGAACACCAACACCTGGCAGACCTCTCTGAGCCTGCAAAGCTTCAACCTGGAAGTGCCGGTTGATGACCACGAGCGTATCGAGAAAGTTCAGGAATACGTTGCGGGCTACATCGACGCAGACTGGATCGAATCCCT harbors:
- a CDS encoding sugar phosphatase is translated as MQCKGFLFDLDGTLVDSLPVVERSWCHWADRHGIDHQDVLNFIHGKQAITSLRHFLAGRSEEEIQAEFKYLEQIEATDTEGITALPGARELLEHLNEAQIPWAIVTSGSVPVAHARHKAAGLPKPEVFITAERVKRGKPEPDAFLLGAEMLGFAPAECVVVEDAAAGVLAGLNAGSHVIAVNVPAGSPRLDEADFVIHSLTALAVSKAPDGVVTVSLKM
- a CDS encoding YfbU family protein; the protein is MEMTHAQRLILSNQYKMMTMLDPDNAARYSRLQTIVERGFGLQMRELDREFGELKEETCRIVIDIMEMYHALHVSWTNLKDQQTIDERRVTFLGFDAATEARYLSYVRFMVNTEGRYTHFDAGTHGFNAQTPMWDKYQRMLSAWHACPRQYHLSSNEIQQIINA
- the yfbV gene encoding terminus macrodomain insulation protein YfbV — encoded protein: MSTPEIPSVSFFSLFRRGQHYAKTWPMEKRLAPMFIENRTIRATRYAIRFMPPVAIFTLCWQIALGGQLGPAVATALFALSLPMQGLWWLGKRSITPLPPSILHWFYEVRGKLEEAGQALAPVEGKPDYQALADTLKRAFKQLDKTFLDDL
- the ackA gene encoding acetate kinase encodes the protein MSSKLVLVLNCGSSSLKFAIIDALNGDEYLSGLAECFHLPEARIKWKMDGSKQEAALGAGAAHSEALNFIVNTILAQKPELSAQLTAIGHRIVHGGEKYTSSVVIDDSVIQGIKDSASFAPLHNPAHLIGIAEALKSFPNLKDKNVAVFDTAFHQTMPEESYLYALPYSLYKEHGVRRYGAHGTSHFYVTQEAAKVLNKPVEEVNIITCHLGNGGSVSAIRNGKCVDTSMGLTPLEGLVMGTRSGDIDPAIIFHLHDTLGMSVDDINKMLTKESGLLGLTEVTSDCRYVEDNYDSKEDAKRAMDVYCHRLAKYIGSYTALMDGRLDAVIFTGGIGENAAMVRELSLGKLGVLGFEVDHERNLAARFGKSGFINKEGTRPAIVIPTNEELVIAQDACRLTA
- the pta gene encoding phosphate acetyltransferase, whose protein sequence is MSRTIMLIPTGTSVGLTSVSLGVIRAMERKGVRLSVFKPIAQPRAGGDAPDQTTTIVRKNSNLPAAEPLKMSHVESLLSSNQKDVLMEEIIANYHANAQDAEVVLVEGLVPTRKHQFAQSLNFEIAKTLNAEIVFVMSQGTDTPEQLKERIELTRSSFGGAKNTSITGVIVNKLNAPVDEQGRTRPDLSEIFDDSSKAKVIKVDPAKLQESSPLPVLGAVPWSFDLIATRAIDMARHLNATIVNEGDINTRRVKSVTFCARSIPHMLEHFRAGSLLVTSADRPDVLVAACLAAMNGVEIGAILLTGGYEMDARISKLCERAFATGLPVFMVNTNTWQTSLSLQSFNLEVPVDDHERIEKVQEYVAGYIDADWIESLTATSERSRRLSPPAFRYQLTELARKAGKRVVLPEGDEPRTVKAAAICAERGIATCVLLGNPDEINRVAASQGVELGTGIEIVDPEVVRESYVARLVELRKNKGMTEAVAREQLEDNVVLGTLMLEQDEVDGLVSGAVHTTANTIRPPLQLIKTAPGSSLVSSVFFMLLPEQVYVYGDCAINPDPTAEQLAEIAIQSADSATAFGIEPRVAMLSYSTGTSGAGSDVEKVREATRIAQEKRPDLMIDGPLQYDAAVMADVAKSKAPNSPVAGRATVFIFPDLNTGNTTYKAVQRSADLISIGPMLQGMRKPVNDLSRGALVDDIVYTIALTAIQSSQQQ